A genomic segment from Leptolyngbya boryana PCC 6306 encodes:
- a CDS encoding Hsp20/alpha crystallin family protein → MTFTHSQPRFNAPEFLNPEQASFDARLEEQRQDRTNSLLWTCDLGFSTPPEIEVRETQHEIFLTIKIPNLRSESLNIQLSQETILIQGEQEIDLLDTSLDWNAYPFTFRSLIPLPSAIQVHSAVADLNHDTISFILHKAWKMRYQFKIEPIDRSYD, encoded by the coding sequence ATGACTTTTACCCATTCGCAGCCCCGCTTCAATGCGCCAGAGTTCTTAAATCCAGAACAAGCGTCATTCGATGCTCGGCTTGAGGAACAGAGACAAGACCGTACTAATTCTTTGCTGTGGACGTGCGATCTCGGGTTTTCGACTCCTCCAGAGATTGAAGTTCGAGAAACTCAGCACGAAATTTTTCTCACAATCAAGATTCCAAACTTGCGCTCTGAAAGTCTCAATATTCAATTGAGCCAGGAAACGATTTTGATCCAAGGCGAACAAGAAATTGATTTGCTCGATACAAGTCTGGATTGGAATGCCTATCCTTTTACGTTCCGCAGCCTAATTCCATTACCTTCTGCAATTCAGGTTCATTCTGCAGTCGCAGATTTGAATCACGATACGATTTCTTTTATCCTCCACAAAGCTTGGAAGATGCGGTATCAGTTTAAGATTGAACCGATCGATCGCAGTTACGATTGA
- a CDS encoding response regulator — MRFLLIEHDSILASQLSELLIAQRYSVNLTEDSQTALQLLETYGYDLVILDTTRLMWDAESDLSWNKALEFCRNLRLQGHQMPIMILSETDVTADRIAALEAGADDFVTQPIDLHELLVRVRTLLRRGKETVEEVLTWENLRFNCSTGEVTYHTQILHLTPKEYRLLELFLRNPSKVFSRSALLDRIWNPGEFPSEQAVNTQIKGLRQKLKAVGIQSEVIESLYGLGYRLKPAPTRETEVFDAIAQIWQQFQPKLQEYFAVFEQALTHPSSEVQKQARMFAHQLVGSLGTFGFAEGSTIARQLEQGFRSEPLDHNLISERIEALKAVLKHKPESRKLSEQPAQQFPSGTRVLLIDDDMTLTAQMQVVLSANGIQVESASDSATARMMLAHNPPQLILLDLMLPDEDGFKLLEDLNAEFSSIPVLIMTSRDQLSDRVAVARLGGRAFLQKPVAPEQLFQAMMQVLEVQQHSDYQVLIVDDDPQICSIVRTLLEPWGVRVTALSDPRSFWAVLEHSAPDLLILDIEMPNFSGLELAQVVRNDMRWSGLPILFLSAHRDTETVRQVFTVGADDYVSKPIVDAELIARVLNRLERSPVRRRKV; from the coding sequence ATGCGGTTTTTGCTGATTGAGCATGATTCAATCCTCGCTTCTCAGTTGAGTGAGTTATTGATTGCACAGCGCTATTCTGTGAATTTGACGGAAGACAGTCAGACAGCGCTGCAATTACTTGAAACCTATGGCTATGATTTGGTGATTTTGGATACGACGCGACTCATGTGGGATGCGGAATCGGACTTGTCGTGGAATAAAGCGCTTGAGTTTTGCCGAAACCTCCGCCTTCAAGGTCATCAGATGCCGATTATGATTTTGAGCGAAACAGATGTAACCGCCGATCGCATTGCAGCCTTGGAGGCGGGAGCAGATGATTTTGTCACACAGCCGATAGATCTCCATGAGCTACTGGTCAGAGTTCGGACATTGCTCCGTCGCGGTAAAGAAACCGTTGAAGAAGTCTTGACCTGGGAGAATTTGAGGTTCAATTGCAGTACGGGGGAGGTGACTTATCACACTCAGATCCTGCACCTTACCCCGAAGGAGTATCGATTACTCGAGCTATTTTTACGGAATCCTAGTAAAGTTTTTAGTCGATCGGCATTACTGGATCGCATTTGGAATCCGGGTGAATTTCCTAGTGAACAGGCTGTCAATACACAAATTAAAGGGTTGCGGCAAAAACTGAAAGCAGTGGGCATTCAATCGGAAGTGATTGAATCCTTGTACGGACTGGGCTATCGGCTCAAGCCTGCTCCGACTCGAGAAACAGAAGTCTTTGATGCGATCGCTCAAATTTGGCAGCAGTTTCAGCCTAAGCTCCAAGAGTATTTTGCGGTGTTTGAACAAGCATTGACCCATCCCTCGTCTGAAGTGCAAAAACAAGCGAGAATGTTCGCACATCAACTCGTGGGTTCTTTAGGGACGTTTGGGTTTGCAGAAGGATCAACGATCGCACGGCAACTTGAACAAGGCTTTCGGTCAGAACCCCTTGATCACAATTTGATCTCTGAACGAATTGAAGCATTGAAAGCGGTACTCAAACATAAACCCGAGAGCCGCAAACTTTCTGAGCAACCAGCTCAGCAGTTTCCGTCTGGGACAAGAGTTTTACTGATTGATGATGATATGACTCTGACTGCACAGATGCAGGTGGTGCTATCGGCGAATGGAATTCAAGTAGAGAGCGCTTCAGATTCTGCAACCGCGAGAATGATGCTGGCGCACAATCCACCTCAACTGATTCTTCTCGATTTGATGTTGCCGGATGAAGATGGATTTAAATTGCTTGAGGATCTCAATGCTGAATTTTCAAGCATTCCAGTGCTGATTATGACCAGCCGGGATCAATTGAGCGATCGTGTTGCGGTTGCGCGCCTCGGTGGACGAGCTTTTTTACAGAAACCCGTTGCCCCAGAGCAATTATTTCAAGCCATGATGCAAGTTCTAGAAGTGCAGCAGCATTCCGATTATCAAGTGTTGATTGTCGATGACGACCCGCAAATTTGCTCGATCGTGAGAACGCTGCTCGAACCTTGGGGCGTGCGAGTCACAGCTTTATCTGATCCGCGATCGTTTTGGGCAGTTCTAGAGCATTCAGCGCCTGATCTCTTGATTCTTGACATTGAAATGCCAAATTTCAGCGGGCTAGAACTCGCTCAGGTTGTGCGGAATGATATGCGCTGGAGTGGACTTCCGATTCTATTTCTCTCGGCTCATCGCGATACGGAAACAGTTCGCCAAGTCTTTACGGTCGGAGCAGATGACTATGTAAGTAAGCCGATCGTCGATGCAGAACTGATTGCACGAGTCCTGAATCGACTAGAACGCTCTCCCGTTCGTCGTCGGAAAGTATGA
- a CDS encoding response regulator, producing the protein MSSKHILLIDDEKYLSLVIQTCLVKLGGWSVSIAESGQDGLLKAETELPDAILLDIMMADLDGWKVLEHLRANPKTEKIPVILLTATSNPVVKSDSEQLQVAGILAKPFEPLQLVPQIATLLNWDYKPRLNISPP; encoded by the coding sequence ATGAGTTCTAAACATATTTTGTTAATTGACGATGAAAAATACCTGAGTTTGGTCATTCAAACTTGTTTAGTAAAATTAGGGGGATGGAGTGTTTCGATCGCAGAGTCTGGACAAGACGGTTTACTCAAAGCTGAAACTGAATTACCCGATGCAATTTTGCTCGACATCATGATGGCTGACCTCGATGGATGGAAAGTTCTAGAGCATCTGAGAGCTAATCCAAAGACTGAGAAAATCCCTGTAATCTTGCTGACCGCAACATCAAATCCTGTTGTAAAAAGTGACTCTGAGCAATTGCAAGTGGCAGGTATTTTAGCGAAACCGTTCGAGCCGTTGCAGCTTGTTCCACAAATCGCAACGCTTCTAAACTGGGACTACAAACCTCGTCTCAACATCTCTCCGCCCTAA
- a CDS encoding NADP-dependent isocitrate dehydrogenase, producing MYEKITPPTTGSKITFANGEPIVPDNPIIPFIRGDGTGIDLWPASQKVFDAAVQAAYGGKRKITWFKIYVGDEACEQYGTYQYLPEDSLEAIREFGVAIKGPLTTPIGGGIRSLNVALRQIFDLYACVRPCKYYTGTPSPHRYPEKLDVIIYRENTEDIYLGIEWKQGSEIADRLIKYLNEDLIPSTPEHGKKQLPLDSGIGIKPISKKGSQRLVRRAIQHALRLPKNKQTVTLVHKGNIMKYTEGAFRDWGYELATTEFRSDCVTERESWILSNKEKKADISIEENARQIDPGYDSMPPDKQEKICAEVKSVLDAIWETHGNGKWKEKVMVNDRIADSIFQQIQTRPDEYSILATMNLNGDYISDAAAAIAGGLGMAPGANIGDSAAIFEATHGTAPKHAGLDRVNPGSVILSGVMMLEYMGWQEAADLIKNGLAKAIAQREVTYDLARLMEPPVDPPLKCSEFADAIIRNF from the coding sequence ATGTACGAAAAAATTACCCCTCCGACGACTGGCTCAAAGATCACATTTGCCAATGGAGAACCGATCGTTCCTGATAATCCAATTATTCCGTTTATTCGAGGAGATGGGACGGGAATTGACTTGTGGCCTGCTTCTCAGAAGGTTTTTGATGCCGCAGTTCAAGCTGCGTATGGTGGAAAACGCAAGATCACTTGGTTCAAAATCTATGTCGGTGATGAAGCGTGTGAACAGTACGGAACCTATCAATATTTACCAGAAGATTCACTCGAAGCCATTCGCGAATTTGGGGTAGCAATTAAGGGCCCGTTAACGACCCCGATCGGCGGCGGTATTCGATCGCTCAACGTTGCGCTGCGTCAGATTTTCGATCTCTATGCTTGTGTTCGCCCTTGCAAATACTATACGGGTACGCCTTCACCCCATCGTTATCCCGAAAAGCTGGACGTGATTATCTATCGGGAGAACACCGAGGATATTTATTTGGGAATTGAATGGAAACAAGGCAGTGAAATTGCCGATCGTTTAATCAAATATCTCAATGAAGATCTGATTCCGAGTACGCCTGAGCATGGGAAAAAGCAGTTGCCCCTCGATTCTGGAATTGGTATCAAACCTATTAGCAAAAAAGGATCGCAGCGTCTCGTTCGTCGTGCGATTCAACATGCGTTACGGTTGCCTAAAAACAAGCAAACGGTGACCTTAGTTCATAAGGGCAACATTATGAAGTACACCGAAGGGGCATTTCGAGATTGGGGCTATGAGTTAGCGACGACAGAATTCCGCTCTGACTGTGTGACCGAGCGAGAGTCTTGGATTCTCAGTAATAAAGAGAAGAAAGCGGATATCTCGATCGAAGAAAACGCCCGTCAGATTGATCCAGGCTATGACTCGATGCCACCGGATAAGCAGGAAAAGATCTGTGCTGAAGTGAAATCTGTACTCGATGCGATTTGGGAAACGCATGGCAATGGCAAGTGGAAAGAGAAAGTCATGGTCAACGATCGCATCGCCGATAGTATTTTCCAGCAAATTCAAACTCGCCCCGATGAGTATTCGATTTTGGCGACGATGAATTTGAATGGCGACTATATTTCCGATGCGGCAGCGGCGATCGCGGGTGGCTTAGGAATGGCTCCGGGTGCCAATATTGGTGATTCGGCGGCAATTTTTGAGGCAACGCATGGCACGGCTCCGAAACATGCAGGACTCGATCGAGTCAATCCTGGGTCGGTGATTTTATCCGGCGTTATGATGTTGGAGTATATGGGCTGGCAAGAGGCGGCTGATCTGATTAAAAATGGATTGGCAAAAGCGATCGCGCAACGTGAAGTGACCTACGATTTGGCACGGTTGATGGAACCTCCAGTGGATCCGCCTTTGAAATGTTCTGAATTTGCGGATGCGATTATTCGGAATTTTTAG
- a CDS encoding response regulator transcription factor, producing the protein MKKILIVDDDTALRTALIRYLEKRSYSVRQAASGLEGLAQFEEDQPDLVVSDVIMPEMDGLEFCRRLRSLRTGQLVPFIFLSSRSEVEDRVQGHLIGADDYLIKPFEPRELLAKIEAQLERSRRMHSEIVRLMQQSGAVVEPAAPALTPLPLTPAEEKVFWEVIQGHTNKQIGDHLFVSPRTVQTHLSNILSKLHLENRSQLVRYAFEKGYRPPTPETVLPDESA; encoded by the coding sequence ATGAAGAAGATTTTGATTGTGGATGATGATACGGCACTGAGAACGGCTCTGATTCGATATCTCGAAAAACGTAGCTATTCGGTTCGGCAGGCAGCATCCGGTTTAGAAGGCTTGGCTCAATTTGAAGAAGACCAACCCGATTTAGTCGTTTCCGATGTGATCATGCCAGAAATGGATGGTCTGGAATTTTGCCGTCGATTACGATCGCTGAGAACGGGTCAATTAGTCCCCTTTATTTTTCTATCGAGTCGGAGCGAAGTCGAAGATCGCGTCCAAGGACACTTAATCGGGGCAGACGATTATTTGATTAAGCCGTTCGAGCCACGAGAACTGCTCGCCAAAATCGAAGCCCAATTAGAGCGATCGCGCCGGATGCATTCTGAGATAGTGCGCTTAATGCAGCAATCTGGAGCCGTCGTCGAGCCTGCTGCACCTGCACTGACTCCACTTCCCCTGACCCCTGCCGAAGAAAAAGTGTTTTGGGAAGTGATCCAAGGACATACCAACAAGCAAATTGGCGACCATCTTTTCGTCAGTCCCCGGACGGTGCAAACCCATCTCAGCAATATTTTGAGCAAATTGCACCTCGAAAATCGATCGCAGCTCGTTCGTTATGCCTTTGAGAAAGGCTATCGTCCGCCCACTCCTGAAACGGTTCTACCCGACGAGAGTGCGTAA
- a CDS encoding GUN4 domain-containing protein has translation MTNLETSSALDLPNSLAALQLKLRSDSEKNQLNAIDALNALGEDGLPVLMEFLLERRDTPGRTEAKVYQTLFNTQATKVLDFLQQHFPTGIVPLKSERNIDYTELQKLLVEQKFQAADKLTIEKLCELAGESAVLRKWLYFTEVENFPISDLQTIDALWLAHSDYQYGFSVQRQIWLSVGKKWDKLWDKIGWKSGYNWTRYPDGFTWSLAAPKGHLPLSNQLRGVRVIAALFAHPAWTK, from the coding sequence ATGACTAATTTAGAAACTTCTTCAGCTCTCGATCTTCCCAATAGCCTCGCGGCGCTCCAGTTAAAGCTGCGATCCGACTCTGAAAAAAATCAGTTGAACGCGATCGATGCCCTCAACGCGCTTGGCGAAGATGGATTGCCCGTACTGATGGAATTTCTACTCGAACGTCGCGACACGCCCGGCAGAACCGAAGCTAAAGTTTACCAGACCCTTTTTAACACCCAAGCAACCAAAGTCCTAGACTTTCTTCAGCAACACTTTCCCACAGGAATCGTACCGCTCAAATCCGAGCGCAACATCGACTACACCGAACTCCAAAAGCTACTGGTCGAGCAAAAATTCCAAGCCGCCGACAAACTGACGATCGAAAAACTCTGTGAACTTGCTGGAGAATCTGCCGTTCTCCGCAAATGGCTCTACTTTACTGAAGTCGAGAATTTTCCGATTTCCGATTTGCAAACGATTGATGCGCTCTGGCTTGCCCATTCCGATTATCAGTACGGTTTTTCAGTTCAGCGACAAATTTGGCTCAGCGTTGGGAAAAAATGGGACAAGCTTTGGGATAAGATTGGTTGGAAATCCGGGTATAACTGGACTCGCTATCCAGACGGATTTACATGGAGTTTAGCTGCTCCTAAGGGTCATCTACCGCTCTCGAATCAACTCCGGGGTGTGAGAGTCATCGCCGCTTTATTTGCCCATCCTGCTTGGACAAAGTAA
- a CDS encoding GAF domain-containing sensor histidine kinase, which translates to MGIPDNRLFCRLDGLTTAAREQQRMLVLTELGLLDSESVPIFEETTQTAAHSLDAPICLIGLMDQSRQWFKSAQGLSRLGLMNDLAMTRQLPREEAFCVHVVDSQQVLAIDDTLEHPVFANSLLCQQYGIRAYLGAPLITVSGDCIGTLCIMDSRPRNFTERDAEFLMLAARLSMSEYERLHLIKSQAIGTPMPVVHSQPVSANPVKFELLAQLTQELRTPLTSVMGMASVLNREIYGPLTSKQKEYLDIIHHSGQYLLSLVKEILELSQLDDSSRALNLASIDIEMLCQQAISTLEQAASRREQQIRLSVEPGNRIWLLDKEKIRQMLYHLMFSVIQASNAGSIVRLHVSHKSSGLRLSVWASHPCLGDGIGYNEMLTPQTSPISTFEYEHSTNGNRTGLIPVAMPMSSVRLADLDEVAEIPDADAVRKNLGLLLSRQLAEMHGGQILIQGVAEPGYRYVITLPRLTQ; encoded by the coding sequence ATGGGAATCCCCGACAACAGGCTCTTTTGTCGATTAGATGGGTTAACGACTGCTGCCCGTGAGCAGCAGCGAATGTTGGTACTCACGGAACTCGGCTTACTCGACTCCGAAAGTGTACCGATCTTTGAAGAAACGACCCAAACGGCGGCTCACTCTCTAGATGCGCCGATCTGCCTAATCGGGTTAATGGATCAGTCACGCCAGTGGTTCAAATCTGCTCAGGGTTTGTCACGCTTAGGTTTGATGAATGATCTCGCGATGACGCGCCAATTGCCTCGCGAAGAAGCTTTTTGCGTCCATGTCGTTGACAGTCAGCAAGTGCTTGCGATCGATGACACCTTAGAGCATCCTGTATTCGCAAATTCCTTACTGTGTCAACAGTACGGTATCCGTGCGTATCTCGGTGCGCCTTTAATCACAGTGAGCGGTGACTGTATTGGCACCCTGTGCATCATGGATTCTCGACCCCGTAATTTCACGGAGAGAGATGCAGAATTTTTGATGCTAGCTGCCCGCCTAAGCATGAGCGAGTATGAGCGCTTACATTTGATCAAATCGCAAGCGATCGGCACACCGATGCCAGTCGTTCACTCCCAACCGGTATCTGCGAATCCGGTCAAATTTGAACTCCTGGCGCAACTTACCCAAGAACTCCGGACACCTTTAACGTCTGTGATGGGAATGGCAAGTGTGTTAAATCGTGAGATTTATGGCCCACTCACAAGCAAACAGAAAGAATATCTCGACATCATTCATCACAGTGGACAGTATTTGCTGTCGCTGGTGAAAGAGATTTTAGAGCTTTCACAGCTTGATGACAGCAGCCGAGCGCTAAACCTGGCTTCAATTGATATTGAGATGCTCTGCCAGCAGGCGATTAGCACATTAGAGCAAGCTGCCAGCCGTCGAGAACAGCAAATTCGTCTCTCCGTTGAACCAGGCAATCGCATCTGGCTTCTCGACAAAGAGAAGATCCGCCAGATGCTTTATCACCTCATGTTTAGCGTTATTCAAGCCTCGAACGCAGGCAGTATTGTCCGGCTCCATGTGTCTCACAAGAGCAGTGGATTAAGGCTCAGCGTGTGGGCATCTCATCCTTGCTTAGGAGATGGGATTGGATACAACGAAATGTTGACTCCGCAGACGAGTCCGATCTCAACGTTCGAGTACGAGCATTCCACGAATGGAAATCGCACCGGACTCATCCCTGTGGCAATGCCGATGAGTAGTGTCAGACTTGCTGACCTCGACGAAGTCGCAGAGATTCCTGATGCTGATGCAGTTCGCAAGAATCTCGGCTTGCTGCTCAGTCGCCAACTGGCTGAAATGCACGGTGGACAGATCTTAATTCAAGGCGTTGCTGAGCCTGGATATCGCTATGTGATTACCTTACCTCGGCTCACCCAGTAG
- a CDS encoding IctB family putative bicarbonate transporter — MENPLMNSVWQQVTLATLPLQQWRQVSYVYRIVGSLQNWRNGSWLMQHGDAIAALLISLVFALSPFVATNLIGVLLSACILFWILLTVSDTDKRAGLTPIHLLVMLFWSISATAAALSPLKRAAFTGFGKLSLYLMFFILAARVFRSPKLRSFCITIFLHVALVVSGYGIHQAIYGADSLATWVDPESPLAQSTRVYSFLGNPNLLAGYLMPAIWLSFSAIFMWKHRVPKILAIVMFGINTACLLLTQSRGSWVGLMVSALVMLVLLRYWWSPILPQFWRKWGLILAFGGLAGALVLGYLFVTPFRYRIASMFVGSRDSSNAFRLNVWRAVIMMIRDRPILGFGPGDLVFKQIYPLYSQARFSGLSAYSVLLEITVESGLIGLTAFLWLLTTIFSQGYYQLRRVRDLGDREGFWLMGAIATVVGMFVHGSVDTVLYRPEVSVLWWMSIALIASFYVPQAATSQSSQTPEWVEER; from the coding sequence ATGGAAAATCCGCTTATGAATTCGGTTTGGCAACAAGTAACCTTGGCGACACTCCCGCTTCAGCAGTGGCGGCAGGTCAGTTACGTCTATCGCATTGTGGGATCGTTGCAAAATTGGCGCAACGGGTCTTGGCTGATGCAGCATGGCGATGCGATCGCTGCTCTTTTGATCAGCCTTGTGTTTGCGCTCTCACCCTTCGTTGCCACGAATTTAATCGGGGTATTGCTGAGCGCTTGTATTTTGTTTTGGATTCTGCTTACGGTTTCAGATACGGATAAACGGGCAGGGCTGACTCCGATTCACTTGCTGGTGATGCTATTTTGGAGCATTTCAGCCACTGCAGCCGCGCTTTCTCCACTGAAGCGAGCGGCATTCACAGGATTTGGAAAATTGTCGCTGTATTTGATGTTCTTTATCTTGGCAGCGCGAGTGTTTCGATCGCCCAAATTGCGATCGTTCTGCATCACGATTTTTCTGCATGTTGCTCTCGTGGTCAGTGGTTACGGCATTCATCAGGCAATTTATGGGGCAGATTCTCTGGCGACCTGGGTTGATCCCGAATCTCCTCTGGCACAATCTACTCGGGTCTATAGCTTCCTCGGCAATCCAAATTTACTGGCGGGCTATTTGATGCCTGCAATTTGGCTCTCGTTTAGCGCCATTTTTATGTGGAAGCATCGAGTCCCGAAAATTTTAGCGATCGTCATGTTCGGAATCAACACCGCTTGTCTGCTCCTGACGCAGAGCCGAGGCTCGTGGGTTGGGTTGATGGTGTCGGCTTTGGTCATGCTGGTCCTGCTCCGGTATTGGTGGAGTCCAATCCTGCCGCAATTCTGGCGAAAGTGGGGCTTAATTCTGGCGTTTGGGGGGCTAGCAGGTGCTTTAGTGCTCGGGTATCTGTTTGTCACACCGTTCCGTTATCGGATCGCGAGTATGTTTGTCGGAAGCAGAGATAGCAGTAATGCGTTTCGGCTCAATGTCTGGAGAGCGGTGATCATGATGATTCGCGATCGCCCGATTTTAGGATTTGGTCCAGGAGATTTAGTCTTTAAGCAAATCTATCCACTTTATTCGCAGGCGCGATTTAGCGGATTGAGCGCTTATTCTGTATTGCTGGAGATTACGGTTGAATCTGGCTTGATTGGATTGACGGCATTTCTGTGGCTGTTGACCACGATTTTCTCGCAAGGCTATTACCAACTGCGTCGGGTGCGGGATTTGGGAGATCGTGAAGGATTTTGGCTGATGGGCGCGATCGCCACCGTGGTCGGGATGTTCGTTCATGGCTCGGTCGATACCGTTTTGTATCGCCCCGAAGTCAGCGTCCTGTGGTGGATGAGTATTGCCTTGATTGCAAGTTTCTATGTCCCCCAAGCTGCGACTTCTCAAAGTTCTCAAACTCCCGAGTGGGTGGAAGAACGATAA
- a CDS encoding late competence development ComFB family protein → MSIEKIVDQALQDGYLTPAMEAEVGRICDTASELSIEEYMALDRLMGALLTGEVVAVPRKQFINVMEELVLTEAIARVAEIEATSDRTLDLGDIAAYALNRLPPLYATTEEGANYQRQHAKEGLQGVISQRVGEAIAKNLDKPDFFPERQVIGKSSKDEILNQVSTLLQAYAPSFEPEMHH, encoded by the coding sequence ATGAGCATTGAAAAGATCGTTGATCAAGCCCTTCAAGATGGCTATTTAACACCGGCAATGGAAGCTGAAGTCGGGCGCATCTGCGATACTGCCTCAGAATTGTCGATCGAAGAATACATGGCACTTGATCGCTTGATGGGCGCATTGCTAACCGGGGAAGTCGTTGCCGTTCCTCGCAAGCAATTCATCAACGTGATGGAAGAACTGGTTTTGACCGAGGCAATTGCGCGGGTAGCAGAAATCGAAGCAACCAGCGATCGCACCTTAGATTTGGGCGATATCGCAGCATATGCGTTGAACCGACTTCCCCCGCTTTACGCTACAACCGAAGAAGGGGCAAATTATCAACGACAGCATGCGAAAGAAGGATTACAAGGCGTAATTTCTCAGCGAGTAGGAGAAGCAATCGCGAAAAACCTTGACAAGCCAGACTTCTTCCCAGAACGGCAAGTGATTGGCAAGAGTTCTAAAGATGAAATTCTGAACCAAGTCAGTACGTTATTACAAGCCTATGCACCGAGCTTTGAGCCAGAAATGCATCACTAA
- a CDS encoding glycosyltransferase family 4 protein produces MKILVLTWEFPPRLVGGIARHVAELYPELVNLGHEIHLITVEFGQAPHFEVVDGVQVHRVAVAKHDDFFQWVGAMNESMGQHGGKLMLEEGGFDVIHAHDWLVSDAAIALKHHFKTPMVATIHATEHGRHSGIFNAVQQHVHDKEKVLTHEAWRVIVCTNFMRREVEQTLNTPWDKIDVVYNGIRREKKKLDPEFDYWQFRRRFALDDEKIVYYVGRMTHEKGVAGLIAAAPKILHEMNQRVKLIFIGGGHTEHLKQQAKALGIWDRCYFAGFMPDQDLDRFQTIADCAVFPSLYEPFGIVALESFAARVPVVVSDAGGFPEVVRHGRTGIVTWVNNPESIAWGILEILRRPEFARSLVNNAYEDLARRFDWAKLAQQTEAVFGRVLHERKQVDW; encoded by the coding sequence ATGAAGATTTTGGTGCTGACTTGGGAATTTCCACCGCGTCTTGTGGGCGGGATCGCTCGCCATGTTGCAGAACTTTACCCGGAGTTGGTGAATTTGGGGCATGAGATTCATCTGATCACGGTTGAGTTTGGGCAGGCTCCGCATTTTGAAGTCGTCGATGGGGTGCAGGTTCATCGGGTTGCCGTTGCGAAACATGATGACTTCTTTCAGTGGGTCGGGGCGATGAATGAAAGCATGGGTCAGCATGGGGGTAAGTTGATGCTAGAGGAAGGGGGATTTGATGTAATTCATGCGCATGATTGGCTCGTTAGCGATGCCGCGATCGCGCTGAAACATCATTTCAAGACCCCGATGGTTGCCACGATTCATGCGACGGAACATGGACGGCATAGCGGAATTTTTAATGCGGTTCAGCAGCATGTGCACGACAAAGAGAAAGTATTGACTCATGAAGCTTGGCGAGTCATTGTCTGTACAAATTTTATGCGGCGAGAAGTTGAACAAACCCTGAATACGCCGTGGGACAAGATTGATGTGGTTTATAACGGCATTCGGCGCGAAAAGAAGAAGCTTGATCCGGAGTTTGATTATTGGCAGTTTCGGCGGCGATTTGCCTTAGATGACGAAAAGATTGTCTATTACGTAGGCAGGATGACGCATGAGAAGGGAGTTGCAGGTTTAATTGCTGCGGCTCCCAAAATTTTGCATGAGATGAATCAGCGGGTGAAGTTGATTTTCATCGGGGGCGGACATACAGAGCATTTGAAGCAGCAGGCAAAAGCGCTCGGCATTTGGGATCGCTGTTATTTTGCGGGATTTATGCCCGATCAGGATTTGGATCGATTTCAGACGATCGCAGATTGCGCGGTGTTTCCTAGTTTGTATGAACCATTTGGAATTGTGGCGTTAGAGAGTTTTGCCGCACGGGTTCCGGTTGTAGTCTCGGATGCGGGTGGATTTCCCGAAGTGGTTCGACATGGGCGGACGGGAATTGTGACTTGGGTGAATAATCCCGAATCGATCGCGTGGGGGATTTTGGAAATATTGAGACGACCAGAGTTTGCGAGATCGCTGGTGAATAATGCGTATGAGGATTTAGCGCGGCGATTTGATTGGGCGAAGCTCGCGCAACAGACTGAGGCTGTGTTTGGCCGAGTTTTACATGAACGCAAGCAAGTCGATTGGTAA